DNA sequence from the Malus domestica chromosome 06, GDT2T_hap1 genome:
GGCGATTTCCAAGCAGTAAAGATCTAGAATCAACGAGACTCTATGTCCCGCTCTACTCCTCTCAAAACAGTAGCAGCAAGACGACGGCGTTTCGTTCGTGAAGAAATTCCGGACCGGAACCCGTTACTGAATCGAcaaccaaaagcaaaagcaaaaaccaaatgcaAGATCAAGATTAGGTCAGACAACAGATATGTCTGCTCAACCAGCACCTCCCACAATTCCTCTTCTTACTCCCTACAAACTGGGAAACTTCGATCTTTctcatatgattgttttagcaCTGCTGACTAGACAAAGATCGTACAACAATGTTCCTCAGCCACATGCCGTCTTATATTACTCGCAGAGAACATCAAAAGGGGGTCTTCTTATAGCTGAAGCTGTCGAAGTTTCGAATACTGCTCGAGGGTACGCGGATATGCCTGATATTTGGACAAGGGAGCAAGTCGAAGCATGGAAACCTGTTGTTGACGTTGTTCACACTAAGGGCGGTGCCTTCTTCTGTCAGATTTGGCATGCGGCAGGGTTTCAAATAGTGATTTCTCCTCTGTCGACGTCAATGACTTTCCTCGCCCAAGCTTCTGCTACCATTTCCATCTCATTCAAGCCCACTTTGGCACCTGGCAGCATGAGCTCTGGTTTGAAATCAGTTTCCTTTTCCGTCACTGGAAAGCGTTTTCCATCTCTGAGTTCCCAACCTAGGCGCCTCCAAATTTCTTGTGCGGCCAAACCGTAGATTATCACCAAGGTGTGTAGCCTAGTGAAGAAGCAGCTGGCTTTAGCTGAAGACATGGATGTGTCTGCTGGCTCAAAGTTTTCAGAACTTGGTGCCGATTCTCTTGACACAGTTGAGATTGTGATGGGGCTTGAGGAGGCATTTGGCATCACCATGAAGGAAGAAAATGCCCAGACCATCGCCACTGTTCAAGATGCAGCTGATCTGACTGAGGATCTCATTGCGAAGAGTGTTTAATGAAGTTTGTAGAAAACCAACATAAACGTGAAGCTTTCAAGCCAAATTAACGCAAATCAGGAGGTGGGTTTCTTCTGAAAATGATTGTTCTTAGTCTCTGTTCGATGATCTTTATTTTGATACAGGCTATAACGGTTCTGAAGCCCATCAAAAGCAAGATGATCCCTAATTAGAATCAGCAGCGGCGGAGGCGGATCAAGTCGCCGTGGAGAAGGCCCAGACATGGCACACCGCTGGCCAGGAAAGCCATGAGAGAAGGGTAACTTTTTAGTTAGCTGAGCTGAATCTTAATGGTGGACGGTATGGGTGTGTTTGCTGTAAAGTTGGCATACAAATCTGCAAAGGAGCATGCTCTGAAAAATGGACCCATTATTCTTGAAATGGACATTTACAGGTACCATGGTCACTTTATGTCTGGTCACACACGATGAAATTTCTAGCATAAGGCAGCCACCCACGTTTTCATATATGCAAGTGGAGAAAAGCAGAAAgtaaagcagaaagcaaaagcagaaagcaaaataaaataaaaagaagcagacataattgcggtggtgatgacATGCAAAAAAAGGAATTGTGGGcatgacccattgagcagagggtcgaaacctttgttttgaatgatgtgatttatttttcttatttttcggagacatctgtataaaccccatcagagagtaataaaaaaaaataaagaaaaaaaaacggcaagcccaaaataatgggccgcaatgttatgtggagggcaaagacccatatgcccaaaagagtcagccctttattatcaccaaccaggtgatcaaaagtacgtcgagtactacaaaaaattattcggcagcctgctgctattaccaccaaccaggtgatcaaaagtatgccagtactccaaaattattcggcagcctgtcgctattatcaccaacaaggagatcaaaagtacgcccggtactccaaaattattcggcagcctgccgctattatcaccaactaggtgatcaaaagtatgcccaatactccaaaattattcggcagcctgccgctattatcacccactaggtgatcaaaagtatgctcactacttcaaaattatacatgagcactactcatgtcaataatacataaacattcatgagcatcacccaTATCAGTCATACATatacattcatgagcatcactcatatcaatcatacataaacattcatgagcatcactcttgtcaacattcatgagcatcactcatgtcaacactcatgagcatcactcatgtcaacattcatgagcatcactcatgtcaatcagcttcgaaagcttcatttacagagctccaacttTCAAAGcgtcatttacaaaagctcaagcttcaaaattttcacttgtaaagcttcacctacaaagcttcagtgcatggtctaCAAATACcgtctccgaacaaccgcctcttcgacccatacatggattcaatttgaagtctccagccaacagactctattgaccgaagacttgggggactacattatgtaccatatattgggcctcaactgggcctcatgaaaaatacttaggggacttagcccattatttatgtattgaggagtgagctcttattttataaaaaggactccctcaccatcattaaagagcatcaactctagcccattattcatgtattgaggagcgagcccttattttataaaaatgactccctcaccatcattagagagcatcaactctagccattattcatgtattgaggagcaagcccttattctataaaagggactccctcaccatcattagagagcatcgtcgcctactgagcaaccgcctcgccgcgagcatcaactctagcccatatttatatattaaggagcgagcccttattctataaaaaggtcTCCCTCaacttcaaacgccacaagccgagccaaccaaggcaacataaggcacaagcagagcagtctcacaacatgtgctacttctagttgagcatcatttcactttgagcaccgcctcatatccaGTATTAGTTCaaaacaacatctagttactttggcccacacatggactgaatttcaagtctctagccaaaagactctcttgactgaagacttgggggactactgtttgtaccatacttagggcctccgtatttagatcttgtataaatactcaggggactcaaatgtaattatgtaataaaggaaggggcaaatatgtaataagtgaggagcctttattctataaaaggactcctcactctcctcattgaaggaggccaattcttaggcttgactctcaccctctcagagcctcacatcccctctcatattcagagaagctcatcctcacataaggaagctctttctccctctccctctctcacagagaaatacaataatcagtgtggacgtagcccaaacattggggtgaaccacgatacatcttgtgttatttactttcttgcagattcactgtcaaatttacgttgttcgaagacccctccggttttgtgcatcaacagagagttaataatataatttgaaattgCAGCTATGTGGCCTGCGAAGAGTACACAAACAATTCAAGTCTTTCATTAGCCTTAGATATATTCAGGGTATGGTTGCTTCCTTCTCCAAATccaaaagtatatatatatatatatgagtagATTATTTAGATCTAATTCAATGGCCAGCACTAGCTCTAGGTCCAGTTTAGGTGTAATTCCAGATATTgttaatgaagaacaaaaacttGATTTTCAAATTGATGAAAGTGTTGACTTTGGAGATTAGAATATCCCCAAGGATTCAAGTACaaatatttacaaaaagaaatggtTAGTAGCCTCATTTAGAAGTGAACATCATGTTAAAACTGTTGAAAAAACTTATACTCTTAGTAAAGAACATGAAACTTGTCAACTATTTTCACCTAAACAAATCAAATCCCATAAGAAAGATGGTCATAATTACATTCACATTAGCTTAGTTTAGATAGTTGTAAAACCTTTAACACGTAGAGGACTAAACACCTCTATTTTGTTATGTCTCCAagatgatagattcactaactttAGTGATAGTATACTTGGAATGATTGAATTCAGTCTTTACAATGGACCTATCCATTTTGATTGTTTTCCAGACCTTACTATAAGTCTTTCAGACCCCCATATGCTAAAAGCACTCACATTAAACACCAAAACTTTAGGATACCAAGTCCTTGAAGGAACACAGCCCTTGGCTTTAATTTATAGAGTCTACTATAAAGTCACTAGCACAAATATGAATTTCCAGGCTTTAACCAAAAGTCCTAGAGATCATACACTCTTAATtcaaactaaccaagaaaatgcAAACACTAAAGTCCCTCGAACCAATAGGTGGTCAAATATCAGTCTACCTTTAGATTGGTGTTTGGTTAATGAAAGTCAGCCAGTAGCCATCCAAAACAGTTTAGTCAACCTAAACAACATAGAACAATATTTTGATGGGACtatcaaaatcaatttttaatcgTCCAGCCATAAGATCTTGTGAATCAGTTCACTCACATAAATCTTTTGCTCTTAGCAGAAATTCTTTTTCTGGATCCATACCAACCGATAGGATGGGTCAAGATCAAGAGTTAATCAATTCATTAGCCAATTGGAAACTGAAAGCAGTAGACACTAATTCATTCGTCACTCAACaagaattaatcaatgattTGATTAATATCAAATTAAAATCAGTAGAAACATCCTCTCAGGTTACACATCCACGATACCAACCCCATACCCAAGATCAAGGAGAACTAACTTCTCCCACTGAATCTGATTTTGACGCAGGTCAGGTTCACTatcaacttttagttttaaacaaacCCTTCAAACCAAATAGAAAACAGCTCAATGCTGATATTGAAGCTGAAGAAAACATTCCAAGAAGGAATATTTTCAGGAATAAATATACTCAAGAAGAAAAtttagaaatatataaaaaatggaaaaacttTATGGATACATATagatttgaagtatttttcttcaattatgTTGAAAAGTACTATGAgtctaaaaacaaattaaaggtaataactaaagaaaattgGCTTAAAGAAGACAAGACTATTGTCTCCTCTGGCCATCCTCCGCAAGAAACGATTCTCATCAAAACTACGAATAAAAAAAGTTCCGGCTACTCCTTTTAAGCTTCCTAAGGAAGATGTAGGAGTTAAACCAATCATTGAACAAAATAACTTCACTAATCAAAGTCTTCATACCATTGGTAAACAACttgataaaattgaaattaaaattgaCAAACTTTCTCAGCCAAAATCGTTAATTAGGGAAAAACCCCTGCTTAACTTTCCAGACTCTTCTTCAACGGCAATAGCCTTAAAAACCATTTCCACAAGTTAAAAATTTGACCAAATGTTATTagaattaaagaaggaaaaaatagtTCATGTCATAAATCACCCTGATGAATCCCAATCGGAAATATCTCATACATCCTCTGACTCAGAAACGGATTCAGATTCCATTAGAAAAGTTGAACAAGCTTTTGAAAATCTTGAACTCAAAAGGATTACCAACAACCGTGTTAATCCAACATCTTTTACAAAGAACTGGTATCCCAAACCTACTCCTCCTGATATTcagtttgaagaaagaaatatccAAAATCAATTCTCAACCTTTTCTGATAAACTCCATGAATGGAATATAGATGGTTTGTCAGAACAAGAACTTCTCAATAAACTCCAACATATATCTATGGCTATATCACCAGTCATAATCTTAGCCAATCACAAGTTGTCGACCTTTTGGTCACTGGATTTACTGGAATGCTTCATTCCTGGTGGGAGAAAAATCTCACTGAACAATccagaaatgaaataaaatatgCAGTAAAAAGAGATGGAATACCCATCTTTGATGAAAAAATCGGGCAAGGCGTCCCTGATGCAATCAACACATTACTCATCACAATCATAGAACATTTCATAGGAACACCTAGCAATGTCACCACTAGGATCCACGACCAACTAAGTAACTTAAGATGTCCAACCTTAAGTGACTTCAGGTGGTATAAAGATGTTTTCATGTCCAGAGTCATGCTCCGAGAAGATAgtaatcaaacattttggaaagaaaaatttataaatggatTACCAAACCTTTTTGCTCATAAAATTTGAAATGTTTTAGTAAACGAAGAAGCTATCATACCATATCATATccttacttatggaaatataattaatattatccaAAAGGAAGGTTTGAAAATGTGTATAgatatgaaaatttcaaaacaagttaACAAGGATAAATCTATCACTAAATACAAATTAGGAACGTTCTGTGAACAATATGGACTACCTCATATTGCTCcttccaacaaaaagaaaaactcaCAAGTCTATCACAAGTATCCCAATAAATACTCAGGTAGACACTAccccaaatataaaaaatacaaatctaaaaataaaaattttgaaaccaataagttttatgaaaaatcCAAGACTAATAtatctcaaagaaaaccctCAAGGAAATTTTTCCCTAaggaacaaaaaggaaaatgctACAAATGTGGCAAATATGGCCATTATGCCAACAAATGTCGAGTTAAGAAAACCATTAATCAATTGAAGATCTTTAAGGAAGAGAAATTTCAGTTAATCCAAGTTTTAGAATTAAAAGTCACCAATCATAGTCAATCAGAAGATGATTTGGAATTATCCTCTTCTGACACCCATTCCTCCAGTAGTCTTTCATCCAATATTAAAGTCGGTTGTACTGATACTTGTTACAATAACAAGATCTCAGTACTCaataaacaagaagaacaagagaatcttcttattgaattaattagcaAGGTTGATGACCCAGAATTAAAAACATTTTATCTCCTGAAACTAAAGAAATTAGTTTCTTCTCAAGAACCTAGCACCAGCCAATCCCAACAAATTCCAAAAATCTCTCTTAGCACAACCTTGGAAAGGTTCAATAAGTATAACAAAGAAATCACAGTTAAAGACCTCCAAAAAGAAgtcaataaaattaaagaagaaaTTAGGTTTCTAAAGTCTGAAAACCTAGAAGTCCGAACACAACTCAGTAGAGTCCAAACACATCTTTTAACAAACCCTCAAGAAGAAGAACCCAATAGTTCTTCCTCTAGTTCCGATTCAAATTCCCAGTATGAAGAAAAATCCACAGAAAATTTAGTCTTAAGTCTTTTAGACAAGATAAGAATCCAGAAATGGTATTCTAAAATTAAGATAATAATTGAAGATTTTCAATTAGAAACAATTGCTTTGATTGATTTCGGTACAGACTTGAATTGTATTCAGGAAGGATTAATTCCTACtaagtattttcataaatcAATAGAGATACTTAGTGCTGCTAACCGATCACCAatgcaattaaaatatgaaataccTAAAGCACATGTGTGTCAAAACAATATTACCACTAGGGTCTTAGGACAGAAGGTCACGTTTGAGTTCTACTTAGAAACAGATCTCAAAAAACTAAGACACttacagaaaaataatatatcaaaaacCATTAGTATAATTACTAATAAGTCACAACACATTAATTTCTTAACAGAAGAAATTTATcacaaatgaattgaagaatagcTAACAAGTAAGTCATTGTTAGAAACAATTgacaattttcaaaagaaacttATTAATGACATCTGTTCTGATATTCCCAATGCCTTTTGGCACCGTAAACAACACATTGTTAAACTTCCTTACATAAAGGAGTTTAATGAATCAAAAATTCCAACCAAAGTCAGACCTATCCAAATGAATCAAGAAGTCATGGAATTATGCAAAACAGAGATCCAAGAACTTCTTAATAAGGGGATAATTAGAAAAAGTAAACCCCCATGGTCATGCCCTGCATTTTATGTTCAAAAGAACGCATAATTAGAAAGAGGAACTCCCAGATTAGTTATTAACTATAAACCTTTgaatgaagttttggaatgGATTAGATATCCCATTCCCAACAAAATAGATTTAATCAAAAGGCTTTCTCAAGCagttattttttcaaaatttgatatgaaatcaggtttttggcaaattcaaatACATGAATCTGATAAATACAAAACAGCTTTTGTAACTTCTTTTGGAcattatgaatggaatgtaatACCTTTCGGCCTTAAGAATGCACCAAGtgaatttcaaaatattatgaatgagatttttaatcaatatagtcatttttcaattgtttatattgattATGCGCTTATTTACTCGAAATCAATAGATGAACACTGGAAACATTTGCATATGGTTGCTAGAATAATTAAATCCAATGGATTGGTTGTATCATCTTCTAAGATTAAACTGTTTCAGACTAATGTTAGATCTTTAGGATATAATATTCATCGATCTACCATTCAAACCATTTATAGAGTTATTCAATTTGCTGATAAATTCCCAGATCTGATTACTAATAAAATTCAACTTCAACAATTCCTTGGATCACTAAATTATGTATCAGAATTTTATCCTCATCTTCGTCAGCAGTGTAAATCATTGTTTGATCGTCTCAAAGATAATCCTCCAGCGTGGTCTACCATTCATACTTCTATTGTTAAACAGATCAAGTCACATGTTAAGACATTGCTTTGTCTTGGCATTTCAACTCCCAACTCTTTCAAAATAGTTGAAACTGATGCATCTTATATCGGTTATGGAGGTATCCTCAAGCAATAAACTTCTTCCAGATCTCTTGAACAAATTGTTCGTTTCCATTCAGGACTATAGAATCCAGCACAAAGTAATTACAGTACTATTAAGAAAGAGATATTATCTATTGTATTATGCATTAGCAAgtttcaagatgatttattaaatcaaaaaatTTTAGTCCAAGTTgattgcaaatctgcaaaacatgttttacaaaaagatgttcaaaacattgcatccAAACAAATTTTTGCACGGTGGCAAGccatattaattattttttattttgatattgtGTACATCAAAGGCAGCCACAATTGCATCCAAGATTTTTTAACAAGGGAATTTCTGTATGGGGAAGAATATCAGGAAACAGCAGTAGCCAGAGAAGGCTTCCGGCCACtcttccacctccaccaccagTAAAAAGGAATCTATTCCCGATtcctcatcgactttagccatCAATAACAGATTTACTCCCTTAGAATCCATTGTAGGACATATCCGATCAAATTACCAAAAGGCTTTAGCCAACCCATACGATCCATATTCATCAATGTCATCCTTTATGTAAAGAAAAATCCAATGGAATACCTCTTCGGCATCCCTAACCACATTGATAGAAAACAAACCCTAGAAAAACTAGCCAAAACAATCTTACCTCCGAATTTCCATCATATACCAACTGAATCTTTCAAAACCCTCTAATACTACCAAGCAATTCTCAGTGAGACCGAAAGCATTGCCATCAAACCCATTTACagaaacacccatgaaaacaaaataCTCTACCATTCCCTCCATATTGGAAGATTCCTTACCGAACAAGAATGGGAACTCCCCATTTATCACACTAAATCACTCCATACCCAAAATGTTCTCATTCCCAACAACCATTATAATTACTTTGATTACATTCAAGCATGGGCCAACATATTCCTACACCAAACATCTAATTTTAGTCACTCTTGGTTCATCACATTTGACAAAAGTTTCAAGTTAAACTTCCCAACATGGTTTCCCAATTGGTGGTCAGCACACGGCCCAACAACCAGCTTACTACCCGAAGATCTCATGCAAGTTTTATCATCTGGTTTCTAGAAAAGGTTTGATCGAAGCCGGTTCGACGACAGGATCACTCTTCCACCGTTGTTCATGGCAAAATACAAGGTCCATTGGATCATGAAATGGAACTACGAAGTTGAAACAGGACAAGTATACCGTTCCCGGTGGGTTAAATGGTGGGACAAGTTTGACTACCAAAAAATTATCAGTTTAGTCTCATTAGAATTTCCTATTGTTCTTGTTCCAATAGTAtctccaacaacaacaaaggcattgccaaaaattccaaaaaacaCACAATCATTATCAGACATTAGTTCTTCATCCTCCCTTAAAGAAAAAACTAAATCATCCAGGTTTTCCAAAACAACAAGTtcgaagaaaaaagagaaatccTCACAGCTCAAGGAATTAGCAGATAAGATTATGGTAGAAGCAGGCTTGCTGcataatgaagaagaagacataaATTCCGGCTCATTAGACGCTTCGTCTCAACCCGTCAAGTAGGCAGATTACCCAAAATCCCAAgacccatttgaaatttgaaattttgaaaatgtaaTAATTTGTAATCATTTCAGGGTTTTACTCATTTAAATTGCACAGTAGAAGCCATATGATTTCTCGCCGAAAGCAACATCAGCAGTAGCATCAATCATTCAGACATaacactattcatgaatagtaaaatcactttttactattcatccatcattTCAACCAACAGCAGCGTGAATCCACAGTGAAAACATCAACATTCGCCAGTCTTTATAGCCTTTGGCACATGCAAGCGACAGCCGGCAGTAGGATTCTCGGCCTCAATCATCTCACTCTTATCTACAAAAGAAGAATTCAATTTCAGAAGAAGGGGACTTTAGTCGAAAATAGCTGAGACTTATGGGAATTCTCCTAAGAACAGAAGCCATTATTCAACTCCATCCCATATCCAGTAAAATTATCaaacaattgtattttatttttaatcaaggaTGCATGTGAGCACCACTGTTTTCCTTATCAATCTTCAATAGAAGAAATTGTAAGTTGGTTTccaatttgaaataaaattattttgaaatctatatctgcatcattaatttaaattcattaatttcattatgaaaaatattttcataaccACTGATTTTGAATGACATAAAATTCTTACACATAGTCAATTCATTGAGTATCTCAAATTCAAGGTAAATACGTATCAAtcattcatcatcttcttccttacTGTTTATAACATTTGGTATGATATCTGCACTCTCAATGAACATAATGACTGTAGTCTTGATTGTTGTCTTCATAATTTCTACCATCATCAGTAGATATATACGCTCCGCACCCATTTggtgtatatatgtgtgtgtgtatatatatatatatatatatacacacacactttaTTTATCATTCACTTGGTATGTGAAGATGTTTCATTTCGAAAATGAAAGATAGACTATACTTGGAACAAAATTCTTGAGACTGTTGAGGTGTGCCTATATAAAGCATATTATCAGCTTTTAATGCATTTTCAATCTGGTCTGTAATTTCTTTCAATTAGGCTCATGAAGTTTGATTACTCTTCATTTTCAATTGTACCAATTAGGGTCATAAAGTGGTTCAAAGAGCTCCAAGAGCTTGATTCACCCATTTTATACTTTTCATGTAAAACTTCTTTCAAAAGGCCAAAACATCTTTcattgtaaataaatttaaCCATAGGTAACAatcttttatcttttcttttggttttttgttgcATTGTTTAGGTGGTGAATTGCGCGGAAAATGGGGGAAAGGGgtacaatttatttaatttgagcAAAATAGTAGCATTTAAGCTTAGTTGGTTAGTGAGGATTAGAGTCAATAAGGCGTCATCTGTCTAGCTATATTTAAAATCTGAATTCATTGAATGATGAATGAGGTTGTAGTGAAAGAAATTAAGAAAGTCAAGAAAAGATCCATACAATATGTTGTAT
Encoded proteins:
- the LOC114825461 gene encoding putative 12-oxophytodienoate reductase 11, which produces MSAQPAPPTIPLLTPYKLGNFDLSHMIVLALLTRQRSYNNVPQPHAVLYYSQRTSKGGLLIAEAVEVSNTARGYADMPDIWTREQVEAWKPVVDVVHTKGGAFFCQIWHAAGFQIVISPLSTSMTFLAQASATISISFKPTLAPGSMSSGLKSVSFSVTGKRFPSLSSQPRRLQISCAAKP